A window of the Vespa velutina chromosome 7, iVesVel2.1, whole genome shotgun sequence genome harbors these coding sequences:
- the LOC124950532 gene encoding calcium-binding mitochondrial carrier protein Aralar1 isoform X4, which produces MSGSGYLKRANSDRLYEIFNQYATQEKNGERFMTSSDFVRSYLGLYTDVDYNPESVNLLAGIVDTSKDGLISFTEFQAFEGLLCVPDALYKTAFQLFDTNGNGMVAFDEFAEVMRKTVLHQKMPFNMDSSFIKLYFGKDKSRLISYAEFSQFLHDFHEEYATEAFKKFDKDGTGFITAVDFQDIMLSIKSHLLTKDVKDNLMAAISTGQSGRKVSFPYFMAFNSLLNNMELIKRIYLNATNGHRYQEVSKEEFLHSAQMMSQITPLEVDILFHLCHLLHQTGTTEDDEADSRFGKIVYNDLVAITPEQYFKQITKRLAEIKAVSSPEERGVVVQILESGYRFVLGSIGGAVGATVVYPIDLVKTRLQNQRTGSFIGELMYRNSFDCLRKVMRHEGFFGLYRGLLPQLMGVAPEKAIKLTVNDFVRDKFMDKNGYLPLYGEVISGACAGGSQVIFTNPLEIVKIRLQVAGEIAGGTKVRAWTVVKELGLFGLYKGAKACFLRDVPFSAIYFPMYAHTKAKLADEGGYNTPLSLLFSGAIAGVPAAALVTPADVIKTRLQVVARAGQTTYTGLLDCARKVYKEEGARAFWKGASARVFRSSPQFGVTLFTYELLQRLFVVDFGGSRPTGSEQRVPATGLVDEIRSTNPDHIGGYQIALPIFTGIESKFGLCLPRFQTVTVQPNRQAKGQ; this is translated from the exons TATGCCACGCAGGAGAAGAATGGCGAGAGGTTTATGACCTCATCCGATTTTGTACGCAGTTATCTTGGTCTATACACGGATGTTGACTACAATCCTGAATCCGTCAATTTGCTCGCTGGAATCGTCGATACTAGCAAAGATGG ACTCATATCCTTCACCGAGTTTCAAGCATTTGAAGGCCTACTTTGCGTCCCGGATGCACTATATAAAACAGCATTTCAATTGTTTGATACTAATGGAAATGGAATGGTTGCATTTG ACGAGTTCGCTGAGGTGATGCGTAAAACAGTGTTACATCAAAAGATGCCATTCAATATGGATAGCAGTTTCATTAAACTTTATTTCGGAAAAGATAAGAGCAGGCTAATTAGTTATGCAGAATTCAGTCAATTCCTACAC GACTTTCACGAGGAATATGCCACGGAAGCATtcaaaaaattcgataaagatGGCACGGGTTTTATTACGGCAGTAGACTTTCAAGATATCATGCTCAGTATTAAAAGTCATCTACTGACAAAAGACGTGAAGGATAACTTAATGGCC GCAATCAGTACAGGACAAAGTGGACGAAAAGTAAGCTTCCCATATTTTATGGCGTTCAATTCGCTTCTCAATAACATGGAACTTATAAAACGTATTTACCTGAACGCGACCAATGGCCATAGATATCAAGAAGTTAGCAAag aGGAATTTCTTCATTCTGCACAAATGATGTCACAAATAACTCCACTCGAGGTGGACATCCTTTTTCACCTATGTCATTTACTCCATCAAACTGG AACTACGGAAGATGACGAGGCAGATTCGCGGTTTGG GAAAATTGTATACAATGATCTCGTGGCTATTACCCCTGAGCAGTATTTCAAGCAAATAACAAAACGTCTCGCTGAGATTAAGGCGGTGTCG AGCCCGGAGGAGCGTGGCGTTGTCGTTCAAATTCTTGAGAGTGGATACCGATTTGTACTCGGATCTATCGGCGGAG ctGTTGGTGCTACCGTGGTGTATCCTATCGACCTAGTGAAAACACGATTGCAGAATCAAAGGACAGGATCTTTCATTGGGGAACTGATGTACAGAAACAGCTTCGATTGTTTGAGAAAG GTCATGCGTCACGAAGGCTTTTTTGGCCTTTATCGTGGCTTATTGCCCCAATTAATGGGTGTAGCGCCGGAGAAAGCGATCAAGCTTACGGTTAATGATTTTGTAAGAGATAAGTTTATGGACAAAAATGGATATTTACCGCTTTATGGTGAAGTTATATCCGGTGCTTGC GCTGGAGGATCTCAGGTCATTTTTACGAATCCTTTGGAGATCGTGAAAATCAGATTACAGGTTGCTGGAGAAATTGCCGGAGGTACGAAAGTTCGAGCATGGACTGTGGTTAAAGAATTAGGTCTATTTGGATTATATAAA GGTGCTAAAGCATGCTTTCTACGAGACGTACCGTTTAGCGCAATTTACTTTCCTATGTATGCTCATACAAAAGCTAAACTGGCCGATGAAGGAGGATACAATACTCCTTtatctcttctattttctgGTGCAATCGCTGGTGTACCTGCGGCAGCGCTGGTCACTCCTGCAGATGTAATAAAAACTAGATTACAG GTCGTTGCTAGAGCAGGTCAAACGACGTACACCGGTTTACTCGATTGTGCCAGAAAAGtttataaagaagaaggtGCCAGAGCATTCTGGAAAGGAGCTTCAG cACGAGTATTCAGATCCTCTCCGCAATTTGGTGTCACACTCTTCACGTACGAGTTGCTGCAAAGGTTGTTTGTAGTTGACTTTGGAGGATC TCGACCAACAGGATCAGAACAAAGGGTACCTGCTACAGGATTGGTAGATGAAATACGATCAACAAATCCAGATCACATAGGTGGCTACCAAATAGCTTTACCCATCTTTACGGGTATAGAGAGCAAGTTTGGTCTATGTCTACCTAGGTTCCAAACAGTGACTGTTCAACCTAATCGGCAAGCCAAAGGGCAGTAA
- the LOC124950532 gene encoding calcium-binding mitochondrial carrier protein Aralar1 isoform X1, translating into MLKDSLVVRASCQEGSGYLKRANSDRLYEIFNQYATQEKNGERFMTSSDFVRSYLGLYTDVDYNPESVNLLAGIVDTSKDGLISFTEFQAFEGLLCVPDALYKTAFQLFDTNGNGMVAFDEFAEVMRKTVLHQKMPFNMDSSFIKLYFGKDKSRLISYAEFSQFLHDFHEEYATEAFKKFDKDGTGFITAVDFQDIMLSIKSHLLTKDVKDNLMAAISTGQSGRKVSFPYFMAFNSLLNNMELIKRIYLNATNGHRYQEVSKEEFLHSAQMMSQITPLEVDILFHLCHLLHQTGTTEDDEADSRFGKIVYNDLVAITPEQYFKQITKRLAEIKAVSSPEERGVVVQILESGYRFVLGSIGGAVGATVVYPIDLVKTRLQNQRTGSFIGELMYRNSFDCLRKVMRHEGFFGLYRGLLPQLMGVAPEKAIKLTVNDFVRDKFMDKNGYLPLYGEVISGACAGGSQVIFTNPLEIVKIRLQVAGEIAGGTKVRAWTVVKELGLFGLYKGAKACFLRDVPFSAIYFPMYAHTKAKLADEGGYNTPLSLLFSGAIAGVPAAALVTPADVIKTRLQVVARAGQTTYTGLLDCARKVYKEEGARAFWKGASARVFRSSPQFGVTLFTYELLQRLFVVDFGGSRPTGSEQRVPATGLVDEIRSTNPDHIGGYQIALPIFTGIESKFGLCLPRFQTVTVQPNRQAKGQ; encoded by the exons TATGCCACGCAGGAGAAGAATGGCGAGAGGTTTATGACCTCATCCGATTTTGTACGCAGTTATCTTGGTCTATACACGGATGTTGACTACAATCCTGAATCCGTCAATTTGCTCGCTGGAATCGTCGATACTAGCAAAGATGG ACTCATATCCTTCACCGAGTTTCAAGCATTTGAAGGCCTACTTTGCGTCCCGGATGCACTATATAAAACAGCATTTCAATTGTTTGATACTAATGGAAATGGAATGGTTGCATTTG ACGAGTTCGCTGAGGTGATGCGTAAAACAGTGTTACATCAAAAGATGCCATTCAATATGGATAGCAGTTTCATTAAACTTTATTTCGGAAAAGATAAGAGCAGGCTAATTAGTTATGCAGAATTCAGTCAATTCCTACAC GACTTTCACGAGGAATATGCCACGGAAGCATtcaaaaaattcgataaagatGGCACGGGTTTTATTACGGCAGTAGACTTTCAAGATATCATGCTCAGTATTAAAAGTCATCTACTGACAAAAGACGTGAAGGATAACTTAATGGCC GCAATCAGTACAGGACAAAGTGGACGAAAAGTAAGCTTCCCATATTTTATGGCGTTCAATTCGCTTCTCAATAACATGGAACTTATAAAACGTATTTACCTGAACGCGACCAATGGCCATAGATATCAAGAAGTTAGCAAag aGGAATTTCTTCATTCTGCACAAATGATGTCACAAATAACTCCACTCGAGGTGGACATCCTTTTTCACCTATGTCATTTACTCCATCAAACTGG AACTACGGAAGATGACGAGGCAGATTCGCGGTTTGG GAAAATTGTATACAATGATCTCGTGGCTATTACCCCTGAGCAGTATTTCAAGCAAATAACAAAACGTCTCGCTGAGATTAAGGCGGTGTCG AGCCCGGAGGAGCGTGGCGTTGTCGTTCAAATTCTTGAGAGTGGATACCGATTTGTACTCGGATCTATCGGCGGAG ctGTTGGTGCTACCGTGGTGTATCCTATCGACCTAGTGAAAACACGATTGCAGAATCAAAGGACAGGATCTTTCATTGGGGAACTGATGTACAGAAACAGCTTCGATTGTTTGAGAAAG GTCATGCGTCACGAAGGCTTTTTTGGCCTTTATCGTGGCTTATTGCCCCAATTAATGGGTGTAGCGCCGGAGAAAGCGATCAAGCTTACGGTTAATGATTTTGTAAGAGATAAGTTTATGGACAAAAATGGATATTTACCGCTTTATGGTGAAGTTATATCCGGTGCTTGC GCTGGAGGATCTCAGGTCATTTTTACGAATCCTTTGGAGATCGTGAAAATCAGATTACAGGTTGCTGGAGAAATTGCCGGAGGTACGAAAGTTCGAGCATGGACTGTGGTTAAAGAATTAGGTCTATTTGGATTATATAAA GGTGCTAAAGCATGCTTTCTACGAGACGTACCGTTTAGCGCAATTTACTTTCCTATGTATGCTCATACAAAAGCTAAACTGGCCGATGAAGGAGGATACAATACTCCTTtatctcttctattttctgGTGCAATCGCTGGTGTACCTGCGGCAGCGCTGGTCACTCCTGCAGATGTAATAAAAACTAGATTACAG GTCGTTGCTAGAGCAGGTCAAACGACGTACACCGGTTTACTCGATTGTGCCAGAAAAGtttataaagaagaaggtGCCAGAGCATTCTGGAAAGGAGCTTCAG cACGAGTATTCAGATCCTCTCCGCAATTTGGTGTCACACTCTTCACGTACGAGTTGCTGCAAAGGTTGTTTGTAGTTGACTTTGGAGGATC TCGACCAACAGGATCAGAACAAAGGGTACCTGCTACAGGATTGGTAGATGAAATACGATCAACAAATCCAGATCACATAGGTGGCTACCAAATAGCTTTACCCATCTTTACGGGTATAGAGAGCAAGTTTGGTCTATGTCTACCTAGGTTCCAAACAGTGACTGTTCAACCTAATCGGCAAGCCAAAGGGCAGTAA
- the LOC124950532 gene encoding calcium-binding mitochondrial carrier protein Aralar1 isoform X3, with product MLKDSLVVRASCQEGSGYLKRANSDRLYEIFNQYATQEKNGERFMTSSDFVRSYLGLYTDVDYNPESVNLLAGIVDTSKDGLISFTEFQAFEGLLCVPDALYKTAFQLFDTNGNGMVAFDEFAEVMRKTVLHQKMPFNMDSSFIKLYFGKDKSRLISYAEFSQFLHDFHEEYATEAFKKFDKDGTGFITAVDFQDIMLSIKSHLLTKDVKDNLMAAISTGQSGRKVSFPYFMAFNSLLNNMELIKRIYLNATNGHRYQEVSKEEFLHSAQMMSQITPLEVDILFHLCHLLHQTGKIVYNDLVAITPEQYFKQITKRLAEIKAVSSPEERGVVVQILESGYRFVLGSIGGAVGATVVYPIDLVKTRLQNQRTGSFIGELMYRNSFDCLRKVMRHEGFFGLYRGLLPQLMGVAPEKAIKLTVNDFVRDKFMDKNGYLPLYGEVISGACAGGSQVIFTNPLEIVKIRLQVAGEIAGGTKVRAWTVVKELGLFGLYKGAKACFLRDVPFSAIYFPMYAHTKAKLADEGGYNTPLSLLFSGAIAGVPAAALVTPADVIKTRLQVVARAGQTTYTGLLDCARKVYKEEGARAFWKGASARVFRSSPQFGVTLFTYELLQRLFVVDFGGSRPTGSEQRVPATGLVDEIRSTNPDHIGGYQIALPIFTGIESKFGLCLPRFQTVTVQPNRQAKGQ from the exons TATGCCACGCAGGAGAAGAATGGCGAGAGGTTTATGACCTCATCCGATTTTGTACGCAGTTATCTTGGTCTATACACGGATGTTGACTACAATCCTGAATCCGTCAATTTGCTCGCTGGAATCGTCGATACTAGCAAAGATGG ACTCATATCCTTCACCGAGTTTCAAGCATTTGAAGGCCTACTTTGCGTCCCGGATGCACTATATAAAACAGCATTTCAATTGTTTGATACTAATGGAAATGGAATGGTTGCATTTG ACGAGTTCGCTGAGGTGATGCGTAAAACAGTGTTACATCAAAAGATGCCATTCAATATGGATAGCAGTTTCATTAAACTTTATTTCGGAAAAGATAAGAGCAGGCTAATTAGTTATGCAGAATTCAGTCAATTCCTACAC GACTTTCACGAGGAATATGCCACGGAAGCATtcaaaaaattcgataaagatGGCACGGGTTTTATTACGGCAGTAGACTTTCAAGATATCATGCTCAGTATTAAAAGTCATCTACTGACAAAAGACGTGAAGGATAACTTAATGGCC GCAATCAGTACAGGACAAAGTGGACGAAAAGTAAGCTTCCCATATTTTATGGCGTTCAATTCGCTTCTCAATAACATGGAACTTATAAAACGTATTTACCTGAACGCGACCAATGGCCATAGATATCAAGAAGTTAGCAAag aGGAATTTCTTCATTCTGCACAAATGATGTCACAAATAACTCCACTCGAGGTGGACATCCTTTTTCACCTATGTCATTTACTCCATCAAACTGG GAAAATTGTATACAATGATCTCGTGGCTATTACCCCTGAGCAGTATTTCAAGCAAATAACAAAACGTCTCGCTGAGATTAAGGCGGTGTCG AGCCCGGAGGAGCGTGGCGTTGTCGTTCAAATTCTTGAGAGTGGATACCGATTTGTACTCGGATCTATCGGCGGAG ctGTTGGTGCTACCGTGGTGTATCCTATCGACCTAGTGAAAACACGATTGCAGAATCAAAGGACAGGATCTTTCATTGGGGAACTGATGTACAGAAACAGCTTCGATTGTTTGAGAAAG GTCATGCGTCACGAAGGCTTTTTTGGCCTTTATCGTGGCTTATTGCCCCAATTAATGGGTGTAGCGCCGGAGAAAGCGATCAAGCTTACGGTTAATGATTTTGTAAGAGATAAGTTTATGGACAAAAATGGATATTTACCGCTTTATGGTGAAGTTATATCCGGTGCTTGC GCTGGAGGATCTCAGGTCATTTTTACGAATCCTTTGGAGATCGTGAAAATCAGATTACAGGTTGCTGGAGAAATTGCCGGAGGTACGAAAGTTCGAGCATGGACTGTGGTTAAAGAATTAGGTCTATTTGGATTATATAAA GGTGCTAAAGCATGCTTTCTACGAGACGTACCGTTTAGCGCAATTTACTTTCCTATGTATGCTCATACAAAAGCTAAACTGGCCGATGAAGGAGGATACAATACTCCTTtatctcttctattttctgGTGCAATCGCTGGTGTACCTGCGGCAGCGCTGGTCACTCCTGCAGATGTAATAAAAACTAGATTACAG GTCGTTGCTAGAGCAGGTCAAACGACGTACACCGGTTTACTCGATTGTGCCAGAAAAGtttataaagaagaaggtGCCAGAGCATTCTGGAAAGGAGCTTCAG cACGAGTATTCAGATCCTCTCCGCAATTTGGTGTCACACTCTTCACGTACGAGTTGCTGCAAAGGTTGTTTGTAGTTGACTTTGGAGGATC TCGACCAACAGGATCAGAACAAAGGGTACCTGCTACAGGATTGGTAGATGAAATACGATCAACAAATCCAGATCACATAGGTGGCTACCAAATAGCTTTACCCATCTTTACGGGTATAGAGAGCAAGTTTGGTCTATGTCTACCTAGGTTCCAAACAGTGACTGTTCAACCTAATCGGCAAGCCAAAGGGCAGTAA
- the LOC124950532 gene encoding calcium-binding mitochondrial carrier protein Aralar1 isoform X2 produces the protein MQNSAIYLEGSGYLKRANSDRLYEIFNQYATQEKNGERFMTSSDFVRSYLGLYTDVDYNPESVNLLAGIVDTSKDGLISFTEFQAFEGLLCVPDALYKTAFQLFDTNGNGMVAFDEFAEVMRKTVLHQKMPFNMDSSFIKLYFGKDKSRLISYAEFSQFLHDFHEEYATEAFKKFDKDGTGFITAVDFQDIMLSIKSHLLTKDVKDNLMAAISTGQSGRKVSFPYFMAFNSLLNNMELIKRIYLNATNGHRYQEVSKEEFLHSAQMMSQITPLEVDILFHLCHLLHQTGTTEDDEADSRFGKIVYNDLVAITPEQYFKQITKRLAEIKAVSSPEERGVVVQILESGYRFVLGSIGGAVGATVVYPIDLVKTRLQNQRTGSFIGELMYRNSFDCLRKVMRHEGFFGLYRGLLPQLMGVAPEKAIKLTVNDFVRDKFMDKNGYLPLYGEVISGACAGGSQVIFTNPLEIVKIRLQVAGEIAGGTKVRAWTVVKELGLFGLYKGAKACFLRDVPFSAIYFPMYAHTKAKLADEGGYNTPLSLLFSGAIAGVPAAALVTPADVIKTRLQVVARAGQTTYTGLLDCARKVYKEEGARAFWKGASARVFRSSPQFGVTLFTYELLQRLFVVDFGGSRPTGSEQRVPATGLVDEIRSTNPDHIGGYQIALPIFTGIESKFGLCLPRFQTVTVQPNRQAKGQ, from the exons TATGCCACGCAGGAGAAGAATGGCGAGAGGTTTATGACCTCATCCGATTTTGTACGCAGTTATCTTGGTCTATACACGGATGTTGACTACAATCCTGAATCCGTCAATTTGCTCGCTGGAATCGTCGATACTAGCAAAGATGG ACTCATATCCTTCACCGAGTTTCAAGCATTTGAAGGCCTACTTTGCGTCCCGGATGCACTATATAAAACAGCATTTCAATTGTTTGATACTAATGGAAATGGAATGGTTGCATTTG ACGAGTTCGCTGAGGTGATGCGTAAAACAGTGTTACATCAAAAGATGCCATTCAATATGGATAGCAGTTTCATTAAACTTTATTTCGGAAAAGATAAGAGCAGGCTAATTAGTTATGCAGAATTCAGTCAATTCCTACAC GACTTTCACGAGGAATATGCCACGGAAGCATtcaaaaaattcgataaagatGGCACGGGTTTTATTACGGCAGTAGACTTTCAAGATATCATGCTCAGTATTAAAAGTCATCTACTGACAAAAGACGTGAAGGATAACTTAATGGCC GCAATCAGTACAGGACAAAGTGGACGAAAAGTAAGCTTCCCATATTTTATGGCGTTCAATTCGCTTCTCAATAACATGGAACTTATAAAACGTATTTACCTGAACGCGACCAATGGCCATAGATATCAAGAAGTTAGCAAag aGGAATTTCTTCATTCTGCACAAATGATGTCACAAATAACTCCACTCGAGGTGGACATCCTTTTTCACCTATGTCATTTACTCCATCAAACTGG AACTACGGAAGATGACGAGGCAGATTCGCGGTTTGG GAAAATTGTATACAATGATCTCGTGGCTATTACCCCTGAGCAGTATTTCAAGCAAATAACAAAACGTCTCGCTGAGATTAAGGCGGTGTCG AGCCCGGAGGAGCGTGGCGTTGTCGTTCAAATTCTTGAGAGTGGATACCGATTTGTACTCGGATCTATCGGCGGAG ctGTTGGTGCTACCGTGGTGTATCCTATCGACCTAGTGAAAACACGATTGCAGAATCAAAGGACAGGATCTTTCATTGGGGAACTGATGTACAGAAACAGCTTCGATTGTTTGAGAAAG GTCATGCGTCACGAAGGCTTTTTTGGCCTTTATCGTGGCTTATTGCCCCAATTAATGGGTGTAGCGCCGGAGAAAGCGATCAAGCTTACGGTTAATGATTTTGTAAGAGATAAGTTTATGGACAAAAATGGATATTTACCGCTTTATGGTGAAGTTATATCCGGTGCTTGC GCTGGAGGATCTCAGGTCATTTTTACGAATCCTTTGGAGATCGTGAAAATCAGATTACAGGTTGCTGGAGAAATTGCCGGAGGTACGAAAGTTCGAGCATGGACTGTGGTTAAAGAATTAGGTCTATTTGGATTATATAAA GGTGCTAAAGCATGCTTTCTACGAGACGTACCGTTTAGCGCAATTTACTTTCCTATGTATGCTCATACAAAAGCTAAACTGGCCGATGAAGGAGGATACAATACTCCTTtatctcttctattttctgGTGCAATCGCTGGTGTACCTGCGGCAGCGCTGGTCACTCCTGCAGATGTAATAAAAACTAGATTACAG GTCGTTGCTAGAGCAGGTCAAACGACGTACACCGGTTTACTCGATTGTGCCAGAAAAGtttataaagaagaaggtGCCAGAGCATTCTGGAAAGGAGCTTCAG cACGAGTATTCAGATCCTCTCCGCAATTTGGTGTCACACTCTTCACGTACGAGTTGCTGCAAAGGTTGTTTGTAGTTGACTTTGGAGGATC TCGACCAACAGGATCAGAACAAAGGGTACCTGCTACAGGATTGGTAGATGAAATACGATCAACAAATCCAGATCACATAGGTGGCTACCAAATAGCTTTACCCATCTTTACGGGTATAGAGAGCAAGTTTGGTCTATGTCTACCTAGGTTCCAAACAGTGACTGTTCAACCTAATCGGCAAGCCAAAGGGCAGTAA
- the LOC124950532 gene encoding calcium-binding mitochondrial carrier protein Aralar1 isoform X5, with translation MTSSDFVRSYLGLYTDVDYNPESVNLLAGIVDTSKDGLISFTEFQAFEGLLCVPDALYKTAFQLFDTNGNGMVAFDEFAEVMRKTVLHQKMPFNMDSSFIKLYFGKDKSRLISYAEFSQFLHDFHEEYATEAFKKFDKDGTGFITAVDFQDIMLSIKSHLLTKDVKDNLMAAISTGQSGRKVSFPYFMAFNSLLNNMELIKRIYLNATNGHRYQEVSKEEFLHSAQMMSQITPLEVDILFHLCHLLHQTGTTEDDEADSRFGKIVYNDLVAITPEQYFKQITKRLAEIKAVSSPEERGVVVQILESGYRFVLGSIGGAVGATVVYPIDLVKTRLQNQRTGSFIGELMYRNSFDCLRKVMRHEGFFGLYRGLLPQLMGVAPEKAIKLTVNDFVRDKFMDKNGYLPLYGEVISGACAGGSQVIFTNPLEIVKIRLQVAGEIAGGTKVRAWTVVKELGLFGLYKGAKACFLRDVPFSAIYFPMYAHTKAKLADEGGYNTPLSLLFSGAIAGVPAAALVTPADVIKTRLQVVARAGQTTYTGLLDCARKVYKEEGARAFWKGASARVFRSSPQFGVTLFTYELLQRLFVVDFGGSRPTGSEQRVPATGLVDEIRSTNPDHIGGYQIALPIFTGIESKFGLCLPRFQTVTVQPNRQAKGQ, from the exons ATGACCTCATCCGATTTTGTACGCAGTTATCTTGGTCTATACACGGATGTTGACTACAATCCTGAATCCGTCAATTTGCTCGCTGGAATCGTCGATACTAGCAAAGATGG ACTCATATCCTTCACCGAGTTTCAAGCATTTGAAGGCCTACTTTGCGTCCCGGATGCACTATATAAAACAGCATTTCAATTGTTTGATACTAATGGAAATGGAATGGTTGCATTTG ACGAGTTCGCTGAGGTGATGCGTAAAACAGTGTTACATCAAAAGATGCCATTCAATATGGATAGCAGTTTCATTAAACTTTATTTCGGAAAAGATAAGAGCAGGCTAATTAGTTATGCAGAATTCAGTCAATTCCTACAC GACTTTCACGAGGAATATGCCACGGAAGCATtcaaaaaattcgataaagatGGCACGGGTTTTATTACGGCAGTAGACTTTCAAGATATCATGCTCAGTATTAAAAGTCATCTACTGACAAAAGACGTGAAGGATAACTTAATGGCC GCAATCAGTACAGGACAAAGTGGACGAAAAGTAAGCTTCCCATATTTTATGGCGTTCAATTCGCTTCTCAATAACATGGAACTTATAAAACGTATTTACCTGAACGCGACCAATGGCCATAGATATCAAGAAGTTAGCAAag aGGAATTTCTTCATTCTGCACAAATGATGTCACAAATAACTCCACTCGAGGTGGACATCCTTTTTCACCTATGTCATTTACTCCATCAAACTGG AACTACGGAAGATGACGAGGCAGATTCGCGGTTTGG GAAAATTGTATACAATGATCTCGTGGCTATTACCCCTGAGCAGTATTTCAAGCAAATAACAAAACGTCTCGCTGAGATTAAGGCGGTGTCG AGCCCGGAGGAGCGTGGCGTTGTCGTTCAAATTCTTGAGAGTGGATACCGATTTGTACTCGGATCTATCGGCGGAG ctGTTGGTGCTACCGTGGTGTATCCTATCGACCTAGTGAAAACACGATTGCAGAATCAAAGGACAGGATCTTTCATTGGGGAACTGATGTACAGAAACAGCTTCGATTGTTTGAGAAAG GTCATGCGTCACGAAGGCTTTTTTGGCCTTTATCGTGGCTTATTGCCCCAATTAATGGGTGTAGCGCCGGAGAAAGCGATCAAGCTTACGGTTAATGATTTTGTAAGAGATAAGTTTATGGACAAAAATGGATATTTACCGCTTTATGGTGAAGTTATATCCGGTGCTTGC GCTGGAGGATCTCAGGTCATTTTTACGAATCCTTTGGAGATCGTGAAAATCAGATTACAGGTTGCTGGAGAAATTGCCGGAGGTACGAAAGTTCGAGCATGGACTGTGGTTAAAGAATTAGGTCTATTTGGATTATATAAA GGTGCTAAAGCATGCTTTCTACGAGACGTACCGTTTAGCGCAATTTACTTTCCTATGTATGCTCATACAAAAGCTAAACTGGCCGATGAAGGAGGATACAATACTCCTTtatctcttctattttctgGTGCAATCGCTGGTGTACCTGCGGCAGCGCTGGTCACTCCTGCAGATGTAATAAAAACTAGATTACAG GTCGTTGCTAGAGCAGGTCAAACGACGTACACCGGTTTACTCGATTGTGCCAGAAAAGtttataaagaagaaggtGCCAGAGCATTCTGGAAAGGAGCTTCAG cACGAGTATTCAGATCCTCTCCGCAATTTGGTGTCACACTCTTCACGTACGAGTTGCTGCAAAGGTTGTTTGTAGTTGACTTTGGAGGATC TCGACCAACAGGATCAGAACAAAGGGTACCTGCTACAGGATTGGTAGATGAAATACGATCAACAAATCCAGATCACATAGGTGGCTACCAAATAGCTTTACCCATCTTTACGGGTATAGAGAGCAAGTTTGGTCTATGTCTACCTAGGTTCCAAACAGTGACTGTTCAACCTAATCGGCAAGCCAAAGGGCAGTAA